DNA sequence from the Sceloporus undulatus isolate JIND9_A2432 ecotype Alabama chromosome 4, SceUnd_v1.1, whole genome shotgun sequence genome:
TTAAAGGCTGAATTCACCTCTTTTTAGGgtgagggagagggggaaaggaccAGGAAGccaagtatggcctgttacagactgccaaaataaagctgcttcgggtctctttggaggttagctatttaaatgatgcagggtcctaagagtccggataggtcgcaccaaagccacactccattcctaagcactggagtgcagcctttggtgcagctttcggattcttaggacacatgacatcatttaaacagcatacctccaaagagacccgaaagcagctttattttggcagtctgtaacaggcctatgttagtCTGGAGAGTCAAGAGCTGCAAAAGCAGACTTGGGGGGCTGGGCTCATATAATACTAGGCACACATTGCCCAACCAGATGACAAGCAAACCATGCtgcaatttcctcttctacacaacctttAAAGGTAAAGGACcatcttcagttttcactctggcaagccAAGCAGGGATGTGTAGGCATTTGATTTCCCTGTGAACGGATGTGATTCCACAACCCAGATAATGTGTGGGTTGAATCTTCCATTggcttttcatttttctaaatGTTCTGATGCAACTCCTGCCTTCAAAAACATATGGAAAGATTTACTATGCATGTCTTGAGAGAAAATCCTTTTAGGAAAAAAGGTGCATTTGATTAAAGATACATTTAATTTCTAGAAGTACagttggacccttgttatacgctggggtttggttccaagatcccccatgtataacaaaatccgtgatgctcaagtcccattaatataatgacatagcaacatgggttccttttaaaaaatggaaaatcaaggtttgatatttgaaaaattatacttttttgaacgttttcaaactgtgtatgcttgaatcgtgtataaaaaaatccatgtataagaagggccaactgtactgattGTGAAAACTGAAGCAGGAGAATCTTCTTTCAGAGGAGGAAGCTCAAAATGTAGAAAACTGTTTCACCACAGTTTTGTGAAGTAATGatttaaatgtgaattttcaTGTTAGTTGTTCTCATACAATAAACCTCCCAACAGATGAATGAACAAACAGAAAGGAGCATTATGCATTCTAGTTGTTTTCCCTACTGTTTTCCACCATCTGAAATGCAGCagtttccaacaacaacaacaacaaatacaactgTACATTCTGCCATATGTATGAAGCTTCCTGTTTTCAGTTCAGTTTGGTTTGGGCTTAGCAGGCTCTCTTCATTCAGCATGCTTAATGTTAATCAGTGCAGCAAAGAGGCAGTTGATTAATACAAATTCATATAACCTCAGTCACTTGGATCCTGGCAGAAGACACAGTCTGGTTTCTGGTCTGCTTTGGATTCAATTTGAAGGGTGACTGTGTAGAAATTATATGTGTTGACTAGAAGTTCAGTAAGTTCATTCAAaatctgttgtttgtttgtggtaTCTGCTGTCAGAgataaagacaaaaacaaataaccTATGCAGTGCACATTTTCATTTCTATGACCAATAGATTTGGTCTCTAAGCCCTTTGCAAAACGTCTGTCTCTCATTTCCACCATAGTCACAGATATATTTGGTGCAAAAACAACAgcgggccttcttggtgactgcttcTAGGCATTGGTACTCCTCACAAGGGAGCCTGGGATGGCTCCCACCTTAATTTCCTTTTGCTGACAAGTGAAACCTTTTCTGTTCTGCCAGACTTTTAGGAACTGACTGCAAGGGCTTTTGTGTTGTTCTGCTGGCTTTTATCTTTTAATgtggttgttttaaattatttgaattcTATGGATACTTTAACCACATTTATACAATAGCTTTTTATATCTGCTTACCTATGTATTTCTATGTGTTTctagctgtatttgttttaatttttgtaagccaacTTGAGCCCCAATATTGCAAATAAAGGCAGATATAAAATCAtcttcccctctcttcctccccatcatcatcatcatcaccaccatctttAGCTTGTTGGAAAATAAAGAATTGTTTTGTGAAATCCTGGTATTCTAACAATTCCAAGTCtcagtttaaaaagcaaacatgaCCAAGTTggtcataagaaaaaaaaatccaaaatctgtatTAGATTAATAAACTTATTAGACCAATTAAATAATGTGTGCAAGCTTTTGTGATTTGTCAGAAAGGATACCATGAACAGTAGGTACTGAGACTGAATAAGAAAACTGATTTGATATTGAAGTCATGGTATCTTCATGCTTCcccaaaatggaaggaaggagcaagggCCTGCAAACATTCAAATGAGGGTCTAGCATGTAATGTTAGTATTAACAGATAGTATTAGCTCTCCTGAAATAACTCTTATAAGTACTGGAAGCAAAAAAGGTTGaatgtttaatttaattaaatttaaatattattcACTGCATGtaaagaagtagaccaagtctatgaaaatgtATGCTAAAACGTAtttcacagtctcaaaggtgctacaagatccctctgtatAATAATTTTACAGTCCTTATTAATTTTAAGCACTCTATCCCAACCTTTGATCCCCAGATGATATTGTACTTCATATTTCCTAGCCATCACGACCAATGGATAGAAGTGATGGAAGGATGGACAATATTCAGCCTGAGTACCAGATTATATCCTTGGGACCTCCAATGTAGCCAATTACTATCTTGTGCCCCTTCACTCTTTAGGGACCAAGGAGGCTTTCTTCTCTTTCAGACCCAGGAGGGAGCTCCTCCACCCACCCAAATTGGGTATTCCATATTTCCAGATCTTGGCCTCTGTGGCCCCTGAGCTTCAAGGCATGGAATCCATTTTTGCACGCCTTCaaaatcacaggattttcttgacaatgtttcttcagagaagatttgctattgccttcctctaaacctGAGAGTGGGTTTCAAAGGCTGAGTAGAGATTCATACTCCGACCTCCCAGGGCCTAACTTTCAACCCACTACCTACTTTCAGTAAATAAGCCTGGAGTTGCAACCTGAAAATCTATGCTGaaagattttcttttattttcttgtgtACCCTTTAAACAATGGGCACAATTAGTGGTATATATTATCAGAATGTACTGCCTTCACAAGAAATCACCAATCAAAATGTACTGACCTGTGACGATATGAGCAGATAGGACTGGCTGGTTCATTGTTAGAGACCAAATATGCAGACTGTGGACGGACTCCACTTTGTCCATGGCTAAAATTCTCTCTTTTACCACACTGTAGCTCAGTTCCTTTGGTGTCCCTGTGGAAGAAAGAGTAACCATCATTTTCCAACAGAGAAGGCCTATAGCTGTGTGACAGAGAACGAGCTTTGGCTGCAAAACACAGGTGGAGAAAATGCATCCCATGGCCTCCCTGAAGCCCCAGAGAACCCCAGATTCCCCAAcctacaatcatagaatcagacAAACTTAGAGCTGGACgggactgcaaggaccatctaaCACACTCCTGAAAGacatccatccaacctctgctgaaATACCTCAAAAGAAAAAGTGTCTATCCACTCTGAAGCagtctattctactgtcaaacagttcctACAGCAAATATGTACTTCTTAATATCTGAATTCATTGGTTCTTGTTCTAATctttggagcagctgaaaacaaacttactccagCCCTTCCTATATTTATAGATGGCTGTCTTGACACTTGTCAGTCTTCTCCGGACTCATAAGGTTTGCTTTCCAGACGTTTTCACCATCTTGGTTGCCTTCCACTGAACACATTCtagcttatcaatatccttcttgaactgtagtgcccagaagTGGCTACAGTATTCCATATGAGTTATACAATATATAGAGAATAGAGTGTGTTTATTGCTTCTCTTGACTGGAACactaaatacagtatttttttaaaaaattcccacgGATTTGGGGGTGTCCTTTTTTGCCTGAAAAATAGCCAGTATGATTTAAAGCTTCCTGCAAATGAGGCAGTTTAGTTCTTCTAACCCCCTCAGAATCCACCAGACCCACAGTTCttgcaaaacttttaaaaaacacaactgaaattggccaAAATGTGGGCTGGAAATGTGCTCAAGTACATTGCACATGGCAATGTGGATGGGATAACATCTCATACAGTACTTCAAAATTTATTGTGCAAAAAGCTTGGATAATGAGTAATAAAGAAATAAGATACTGTACATAATAAATGAAACTGATTCTACAGGAAAAGTTTTGCTCTATACGCACATCTTACCTTCCATCAGCACAAGTAAAATGTCTCGTAACACAGAGATGGTGGTTCCAAgaacaaataaggaaaatataAATGTGCAGATTGGGTCTGCCATTTTGTATTCTGGCTAGAAAGAAGAGAACACAGTATTTGGTGAACAAACCTCTTTCTTCTACTAGTTGTGTTTGATAAAATAGTTCATGCTAACTTGACATCTCATCGTATCAAGAAAGAATTACAAAATTCATGAGAGTTAATCAGTACAAGACCCACAGTCTAAGGCCTGTGCTTTTCTCTTCCCCCATAATGGTGCCAGATTCATGAAATATTAGCTATCAAGGCAGACATGTGAGGTAATATGATGTAGTGGTCAGAGTATTGGACTACAGTTGGGGAATCCTTACCCATCCATGCAGCataccctccagtatttcacagatgaaaactggaacatgtgtggccaagcaacatcagtgtgtggtcaaaatggcaaaagttattattgaagaagaacatacaagctacaagaggttgcagcagtttgctgttgcctcaGCCTACTGGAAACAGAAAAATTATCCACTGTCCTCTCTCTTCCACCATCAAGTTAATTATGCAAACTACATTtgaattttgaactcagtttgcagcaattgaagtaagctgaagacaaaagggaaaagtgggagaaagagagaggaagtggATTATTTGGGACTGTCCAtatcaaatcagaacagttggaggctATGATATAGCTTTCTTGGGACAATGTGCCATCTCAGCATAACATAGTACACACCATTGTTGTGAGGAGAAAAATATGGGAAGATCAGGTATAGTACCTTAAGGTCATTGATAAAAAGGTGTGATATaacacaggaaaaaaagataTGTCAAAGATGAACTCTAGGCTCAGCAGATTTCATCAGGAATCAGAAGTTAGGATGAAAGAACAACTTGGAGAACAAATAATTGAGCAAGGCATTTCAGTGATAAAGCCAGTCCAGGGCCTGATCATACTTCACTGATAAAAAGTTGTTATAAGCTATGGTTTTGTGGGTTGTCACATCAAGCACCAGTATGCACACCTGATAGTTCTTTGTTCCAGCCCCAGCAGATCCTGTCTTTAGGGTGAAAGTGTTCTTGGCTTTACATACCTAGTAGGTGCAACTGAAAATTTCACTTCAAGTGTAAACCAAATTAACTATTCTAGATACATACTGAGATGCTTGGATGGAAACAGGGAATGTTGCCAGAAGCTGGGTAAAGCTTaacaatagtttttgtgggggttttggctATCTTCAGAGATGAACCATGgacaaagtgctggttttgacctaaaaagctctatatggcttgggtccaggctatttgaaagaccacatttccctgtatgagcccctgagaatattgaggtcatagagaaaggcccttctctctgtcccactaccctcccaggtgcatttggtgggttcaagagaaagggccttttgagtggctgctcccaagctctggaactccctctctagggaggccaggatggttccatccctgctgtcctggTAActagtacagtcggtccttcttatacacggattttttatacacggatttaagcatatacggtttgaaaatgttccaaaaaagtataaatttaccttgatgttccattttttattaggacaccattttgctatgtcattatacttaatgggacttgagcatacacagattttgttatacacaggggatcttggaaccaaaccccagcgtataacaaagatcCACTGTAAAGACGTTTCTATGCCACCAGGTTTTCACGTGACAGGGATGCACTCATCAATCTACTATAAAGTCACAGAatttattgtttctgttttccAAATATATAGCTTCTTTCTCAGTTGAAGACTGTGTAATTTGCCAGGGTGTGGGTGTATTCACACTAGGCAATGGTAGCACTTTGTTACCACTTTAAATTCTGTGGTTctgtcctctggaatcctggaatttgtagtgcgtgtgtgtgtgtgtttagaattctttgctaggTCAGCCTAATAATATACTTCAGAAAAATGCtctagagaattctaaatgtctcaccaaagtacaaatcccaggattctgtaagatagagcTGTGATAGTTAAGGTTATATCAGACTTTACtattgctataattgtacagCATGGATCCAGTCTAttgaaataggaggaggaggaggaggagatttgtATGAATTAGGATTCTCAGTGTGAAAACTTGAGTGTGTTGCCATAATAAAAATTGAAGAAGGCTTCCATatatttaatggttgtgtagaagggcTTTCGGCAGGTCTTTCTTGTTAGCTGGTCgcatgacaaacaacacctgtGGAAAGtctctcttctatacaaccactAAAGGTACAGAATCCCTGTCTAATTTTCACTCTGACAACCTGATTATAGAATCATATTCAGAAAACAGCTGCCTCTCCACATCCATCTTATGCCAAACTTTGCCAGGCAAACAAGTAATTCAAGTGCTGTTTACCATAATATCCCTCGCCAAGCAGTGAAGGGAATAATCTATCCACCAGTCACAGTATTTATCTTTCTCCCCAAACTGGGATTCCAGGCATCTGGCAATCTCTGGCATGTCTCCACCTTGCAATAAATTTTAGGCCTCAGGGGAACCCTGCATAAAAATTGTTATAGCTACAGctcaaaaaatgtttattttccccCCCAACCCAATCCCTTTTGGTTTCCCCTAGCAACCTCTCATGAAACCCTGTCCCAAATATGCTCCCAAACATTTCTCATTTCAGGCAAGCCTTAAGCCAGCACAAGATTGGAGAAAAAGAGAACAAGACAAACTGAGGAAAGGAAGAGTGATGAGAGGTACGCCACCCATCTTGCAAAATTAATGCTGAAATGAATCATCTGTTGTGCTCATTCAGCAGCCACTTTTATTTCTAGAAATGAGATTGCTGTCAGTGTCGAAATGGCACCATGCATCCTGAAGGCAGAAACACAAAGCACACGGCAAGTAATGGTTACTCTGTAATGAAAATAGCTCCATCTTTAATTGCTGTGAAGgtgaataaatgcaataaaactgACCTTAAAGAAGATTATTAGTGCACTAATTAGCACACTAATGCTCTGAAACAGATCTCCGATAGCATGGACGAAAGCAGCTCTCACACTGGCATTGGAGGAGGCCAACATGCTTTCAGGATTTGATCTATGATTGCTGGACTGATCAACATTGCAAAGATTTCCAAGTCCTCTGTGGTGCAGAGTTAGACTTAATCTGCAAGAATCATATTAGTCAGATGAGTTATATTgtatgtagcatctttgagactaactgaaagaaacaagttggcaacatgagatttcatagactaaagtctactttctcaggtagtctaggaaagctcatgctgccaacttctttctttcagtttagtctcaaaggtgctacaagatctccctacataccaATCCCACAGACTAACAAGGCTGTATGTTTGAATTCTACAAGCTATCTTGGTTTCTCTAGAAAATCATTTAACAGAAATGTTAAAATCGTGTTGTAATGATAAGCACTTTAAATCTGTGTTTCCTTGaaatgattgattgactgattgattttcATTTGTTCTTGAACTATTTTGTGTATACTTTTCACCTTTGATTTTGTACACCCCTTTGGTTATGTTTTATAGGTCAGCAAATTCATAAGACACACACTGCACTTTGAGCTGGATCTTGAATCGTACTTGAAAGCACATCAGTTGAAATCATTGGGACATAAGTTACTCAAGTAacttaagttccattgatttcaattatCTACCCCAGGTGAGGGGCATCACAAGGCCTTGCAGCTCCCTTCATTTCTCACCTTTGGCTCTGCTGGCTACAGCCattgggagttgcaattcatTAACATCtcaagggccacacaattcctaaCCTGGTCTACTCTAGTGCCCCTCAGCCAGTATGtccagtggccctactgtttagGAGGTGGCCAGAAAGTCCCTCCCCCAAAAAGTGACTTTCTAAGTTTTTGACAAATTATTAATAAAGAACGTTGTTCATATTTTATTGATAATGGtgcattaaaattataacttaCATTATGTTGGCTATTACAGCACACCCAGATGTGATCAGCATGACGGTGGCTTCAATTTCATAGTGTGGGTGCAGGAGCCTCAAGATGGCTAAATATGTCAACACACCAGTCACCACCCAAATGATGATCATAGAGAGGAAAGCTCCAAGAATTTCTATTGATTCAAATAACTGTTAAGAGTAACTTCCCTGAAATATATAGCTGAATGAATGAAAAACAGTTACATCTCAGTTATGTGGACCTAAATGGACATAGGGAACAGCAATGGACTTTATACTGCTCCAGGGAACCCTGGGTTTCTGGGAAATAAGTAAGGATCTTCCACATTCTAGTTCCTTTCGAGAAGCCTTATAGTTGAAGAGGCAgaatgtatttacatatttacataatTTGCCTAGTTCTCAGTGAACAATGTCTTATTGTTGTCTTCAACAGATGACCCCATCATAAAGTTTTtaagaaagatttgttcagaggggggttgccttcaccttcctctgaggctgagagtgtctgacttgcccaaggtcacccagtgggtttttgttcCCAAAtggggattctaaccctggtctccagggttgtacaGTAGTCTAACActctacaccatgctagctttccACAATGTATTATTGGGTGGTTAAGTAACTTTTAAATGAGGGAGAATTAtgtggactgcaactgccagcaaTCCATGCCATTGCCTATGGTGActagggctaatgggagctgcaatccaacaataacTGTAGGGTGCAAGATTCACACCCCTGCTTTAGAAATACTGCCTCATATGTACTgtaaccattttttttcttgatagAGTTCACCATAAAAATAAGATGTTGACCAAGAATCTATATTGATCTCCGTCTCACATTCATTGATAAAACAAGGGACTTTCTCTATTTTCCATTCCCATAAACCATAACATTTGGTACCTGTTCTGTGCCATCCATATGTTAATCTTTTACTGGGAAATTTTGACGACAGCCAGAGAGAAAAGATGCTGATCAGGAAACTCATCAAATCAACCAAAATGTGGGCTGCATCTGTGATCACAGCTAGGCTCCCTGCGATGTGGCCACCTGGATCAAAGCAACCATGATCATTACTAGAAgtcattaaaaaaatcacacaaagGATATAATGTTGTGGTAGATTTTTCCAGTACTTGGAGCTAGATACTTTCTTCAGAGATAGCAACTGCATGTCAAGCTagactgtatctacactgcagaaataatccaatttgacaccagtttaactgccatgactcaatgctatgaaattctgggaattgtaatcatttatggcaccagagctctctgacagagaaggctaaatgtctcacaaaactacagttcccagaatcccatagtattgagcatagcagtttaagtggtgtcagactggattatttctgcagtgcagatgcaaccccagAGGTTAAGGAGAATGCAAATTGTCATGATTCACCTGTTTTCCTGCTTACAAGaagatttcctcagagatatTTGGCTCAGCAATCAGACTTGCCCATTAAGTCCATGTTTACCCTCCAATCATCGGTCACAAAACAAGCAAGACACATGAGTGAAGAAGATCACATGTGACAACAAAGACACCTTTCAACACTTGGAAAAGTACAATATTTCTGCAAAAAATGTGATAAATGGATTATTAAGTCTGATCTTGAGCTGACCCTGACAGAACCCATTTCTATAACTGAGCTTGAGAAACTACTTTTTTGGGACTGTTAACTTGGAAGTATGATcccaaaaaagtcattttttaaagctCAGGTCTCTAGGATCATTGTGATGGCTCTTGGCTTTCTAACATATGACATTTTCACTTGGgcttttaattattatatatgaGAAAATGGTATCTTTTCAAGTTTTGCCTTAAGTTCTTGTTTTAAGGCTTCATCTCTGTCAGGAATTGGCTGTGCTCATGCTTTTTCCCATTCTTGCTTTGTTTGCTGCCCCTCTTTGGaatgcagctcccagtattctcCAGTCATGCTAGCTGAGTCCAAACAATTTACTTTTCCATGTTCTAACTACATTTCATGCTCAGAACCCCCTTCTTCTATTActctggtggcagcagcagcagcagcagacacaGTAACACAGGATATGCCCTCCCCCTTCCACAGGGATAATGAAAGAAATTCTGTGGCATGCAAGAGGAGCAGTGGCAGAGGGTGCTTCTCAATTCAGCAgtgcagtgaatccactctgggttttaggctccaatttaaaagaataacagAAGGTGCTAAACCTACTGGGGAATAGGATTCAGCAGCATGGGTAGAACTTTTAGAATTCGGACTATACCCTGAAAAGTAATACATGGAGAACATGGAAAACCAATATAGGATACCAATATGGAAATATACCAATATGAGTAGGAAAATGCAAGGCATAATGGAAGCAGAATAGATAAGACAAGACACACCACTACACAGAAGATGCATGGCACTGTTCAATAGCCTCTCCAAGGTAATAGAAAGTTTCTGAACTTTTGGCAATTTATTGACATTACAGAAAGAcagcagtggtttgagttttggattatggctgtagagaccagggtttaaaacccactggatgaccttgggcaagtcacatgctctcatcctcagggtaaggaaatggcaaacctcatctgaacaaattttgccaagaaaaccccatgatagagt
Encoded proteins:
- the SLC30A8 gene encoding zinc transporter 8 isoform X2 is translated as MSIQRVKLSSFGINMATQKNFERTWLVNDRDTKRYSLTLSSSDLIQNNSDQESLHQEPVNAGDHSGHHCHNYAKAYERRKREQHQAKLKLYVATVICLIFMIAEIIGGHIAGSLAVITDAAHILVDLMSFLISIFSLWLSSKFPSKRLTYGWHRTEILGAFLSMIIIWVVTGVLTYLAILRLLHPHYEIEATVMLITSGCAVIANIILSLTLHHRGLGNLCNVDQSSNHRSNPESMLASSNASVRAAFVHAIGDLFQSISVLISALIIFFKPEYKMADPICTFIFSLFVLGTTISVLRDILLVLMEGTPKELSYSVVKERILAMDKVESVHSLHIWSLTMNQPVLSAHIVTDTTNKQQILNELTELLVNTYNFYTVTLQIESKADQKPDCVFCQDPSD
- the SLC30A8 gene encoding zinc transporter 8 isoform X1, which translates into the protein MSIQRVKLSSFGINMATQKNFERTWLVNDRDTKRYSLTLSSSDLIQNNSDQESLHQEPVNAGDHSGHHCHNYAKAYERRKREQHQAKLKLYVATVICLIFMIAEIIGGHIAGSLAVITDAAHILVDLMSFLISIFSLWLSSKFPSKRLTYGWHRTEILGAFLSMIIIWVVTGVLTYLAILRLLHPHYEIEATVMLITSGCAVIANIILSLTLHHRGLGNLCNVDQSSNHRSNPESMLASSNASVRAAFVHAIGDLFQSISVLISALIIFFKPEYKMADPICTFIFSLFVLGTTISVLRDILLVLMEGTPKELSYSVVKERILAMDKVESVHSLHIWSLTMNQPVLSAHIVTADTTNKQQILNELTELLVNTYNFYTVTLQIESKADQKPDCVFCQDPSD